From one Phocaeicola salanitronis DSM 18170 genomic stretch:
- a CDS encoding alpha-isopropylmalate synthase regulatory domain-containing protein yields MENHPRIEIMDTTLRDGEQTNGVSFVPHEKLMIARLLLEDLKVDRVEVASARVSEGEFNAVRMICDWAARRNMLPRVEVLGFVDGHVSVDWIHDAGCRVINLLTKGSEKHCTYQLKKTLDEHIEDIRAVVSYAHERDLDVNVYLEDWSNGMKDSPAYVFGLVDGLKDCGIRRFMLPDTLGILNPLQVIEYMRKMKKRYPDLHFDFHAHNDYDLAVSNVLAAVLSGVKGLHTTINGLGERAGNAPLASVQAILKDHFHAVTNIDESRLNDVSRVVESYSGMSIPANKPIVGESVFTQVAGVHADGDNKNNLYCNDLLPERFGRVREYALGKTSGKANIRKNLESLGLELDEDSMRKVTERIIELGDRKELVTQEDLPYIISDVLKHDGAQNKVKLLSYFVTLAQGLKPMATLSIEINGKVYQESSSGDGQYDAFVRALRKIYKGTLQRKFPMLTNYAVTIPPGGRTDAFVQTVITWNYEDREFRTRGLDADQTEAAIKATIKMLNIIEE; encoded by the coding sequence ATGGAAAATCATCCGAGAATAGAAATCATGGACACCACGCTTCGCGATGGCGAGCAGACCAATGGCGTGTCGTTCGTGCCCCATGAAAAATTAATGATTGCCCGCTTACTGCTTGAGGACTTGAAAGTCGATCGTGTGGAAGTCGCTTCGGCACGGGTGTCTGAAGGGGAATTCAATGCGGTAAGGATGATATGCGACTGGGCAGCACGGCGGAACATGCTTCCGCGGGTCGAAGTGTTGGGGTTTGTCGACGGTCACGTGTCGGTCGACTGGATTCACGACGCTGGATGCAGGGTCATTAACTTACTTACGAAAGGCTCGGAGAAGCATTGCACCTACCAGCTGAAGAAGACCCTTGACGAGCATATCGAGGACATACGGGCGGTGGTATCCTATGCGCATGAGCGGGATTTGGATGTCAATGTGTACCTGGAGGACTGGAGCAACGGCATGAAAGATTCGCCTGCTTATGTCTTTGGGCTGGTCGACGGCTTAAAGGATTGTGGTATCCGTCGGTTCATGTTGCCCGATACGTTGGGAATCCTCAATCCGTTGCAAGTCATCGAGTATATGCGGAAGATGAAGAAACGTTATCCCGACTTGCACTTCGATTTTCATGCGCACAACGATTACGACCTTGCCGTGAGCAACGTGCTGGCGGCTGTGCTGAGTGGGGTGAAAGGACTTCATACCACCATCAACGGTTTGGGCGAACGGGCGGGCAATGCTCCCCTTGCCAGTGTGCAGGCGATTTTGAAAGATCATTTCCATGCCGTGACCAATATCGATGAAAGCCGTCTGAACGATGTGAGTCGGGTGGTCGAGTCGTATTCGGGCATGAGTATTCCTGCCAATAAGCCGATAGTGGGCGAAAGTGTTTTCACGCAGGTAGCGGGCGTGCATGCCGACGGGGATAATAAGAATAACCTGTATTGCAACGATTTGCTTCCCGAACGTTTCGGCAGGGTACGTGAGTATGCTTTGGGAAAGACTTCGGGCAAGGCGAATATCCGCAAGAATCTGGAAAGCCTGGGCTTGGAACTGGACGAAGATTCGATGCGGAAGGTGACCGAACGTATCATCGAATTGGGCGACCGGAAAGAACTGGTGACACAGGAAGATTTGCCCTATATCATCAGTGATGTGCTGAAACACGACGGAGCGCAAAACAAGGTGAAACTGTTGAGTTATTTCGTCACCCTTGCTCAAGGATTGAAGCCGATGGCTACGCTCAGCATCGAAATCAACGGCAAGGTGTATCAGGAAAGTTCATCGGGCGACGGTCAGTATGATGCTTTCGTGCGTGCCTTGCGCAAGATATATAAGGGTACGTTGCAGCGCAAGTTTCCGATGCTGACCAATTATGCCGTGACCATTCCTCCCGGCGGACGTACCGATGCCTTTGTGCAGACCGTCATCACGTGGAATTACGAGGACCGTGAGTTCCGTACCCGCGGTTTGGATGCCGACCAGACGGAAGCGGCAATCAAAGCGACCATTAAAATGTTGAATATAATTGAAGAATAA
- the xyl3A gene encoding xylan 1,4-beta-xylosidase: MRNKLKTWMGTLAFIAVLPAMGQQLPYQNPKLTPEERANDLVGRLTLEEKASLMQNTSPAIPRLGIKAYDWWNEALHGVGRAGIATVFPQTIGMAASFDDELLYQVFTAVSDEARAKYTQFRKEGDLKRYQGLTFWTPNVNIFRDPRWGRGQETYGEDPYLTSQMGMAVVRGLQGPEDAPYDKLHACAKHFAVHSGPEWNRHEFNAENIAPRDLWETYMPAFKDLVQKAHVKEVMCAYNRLEGEPCCGNNRLLTHILRDEWGYQGIVVSDCGAISDFWRKGDHETHPDKAHASAGAVLSGTDLECGSNYKSLPEAVKAGLIAESQLDISVKRLLKARFELGEMDKDVCWDTIPYSVVDCQAHKDLALRMARESIVLLQNRNNILPLRKDMKIALVGPNANDSIMHWGNYNGFPSHTETLYEALKKRLPASQLIYEFGCDRTSPVALESVFAQCAIDGKPGFRSTYWNNIKLEGIPATVVQTSTPFHFTTLGATVFAPGVNISNFSARYESVFTPEKTEDINFQFSAQGIIRLYINGEEVASGKYVQNHATLYTLKAEKGKQYDVKFEFVFYSNDRAAQLEFDMGRDIPVNLQATADKVKDADVILFAGGISPTLEGEEMPVDAEGFRGGDRTSIELPAIQRQLVGELKKLGKPIVFINYSGSAMGLAPESEICDGMIQAWYPGQAGGTAIADVLFGDYNPAGKLPVTFYRNTEQLPDFEDYAMKGRTYRYMTETPLFRFGHGLSYTTFDYGKARLSQNTFSKGETLTLTIPVSNTGTRDGEETVQVYLRRPGDADAPSHTLRAFKRVYVPKGGTKEIKFTLSDDNFLWFDTSTNNMNLISGEYELLYGGTSDTNQLKKIRLMIN; this comes from the coding sequence ATGAGAAACAAACTGAAGACATGGATGGGGACACTGGCTTTCATAGCCGTCCTGCCCGCAATGGGGCAACAGCTTCCGTATCAGAATCCGAAGCTGACACCCGAAGAACGTGCCAACGACCTCGTAGGCAGACTGACACTGGAAGAGAAAGCATCGTTAATGCAAAACACTTCCCCCGCCATTCCGCGTCTGGGCATCAAGGCATACGACTGGTGGAACGAAGCCTTGCACGGAGTAGGACGCGCAGGCATTGCCACGGTATTCCCGCAAACCATCGGCATGGCGGCATCGTTCGATGACGAGCTTCTTTACCAAGTGTTTACCGCCGTATCAGACGAAGCACGTGCCAAATATACCCAATTCCGCAAGGAAGGCGACCTGAAGCGTTACCAGGGGCTGACTTTTTGGACACCCAATGTCAATATCTTCCGCGACCCGCGTTGGGGACGCGGACAAGAGACTTACGGAGAAGACCCCTATCTGACTTCGCAAATGGGAATGGCAGTAGTAAGAGGCTTGCAGGGTCCCGAAGACGCTCCGTACGACAAGCTGCACGCCTGTGCCAAACACTTTGCCGTCCACTCCGGTCCGGAATGGAACCGGCATGAGTTCAATGCCGAAAACATCGCCCCGCGCGACCTGTGGGAGACCTATATGCCTGCCTTCAAAGACCTTGTGCAGAAAGCGCATGTCAAAGAAGTGATGTGCGCCTACAACCGGCTGGAGGGAGAACCTTGTTGCGGGAATAACCGCCTGCTGACCCATATCCTCCGCGACGAATGGGGATATCAGGGGATTGTAGTCTCCGATTGCGGAGCCATCAGCGATTTCTGGCGCAAAGGCGACCATGAAACCCATCCCGACAAGGCGCATGCCAGCGCCGGAGCCGTGCTGAGCGGAACCGACCTGGAATGCGGAAGCAACTATAAGTCGCTGCCCGAAGCCGTAAAAGCCGGACTGATTGCTGAAAGCCAACTGGATATTTCGGTAAAACGCCTCCTGAAAGCCCGCTTCGAGCTGGGAGAAATGGACAAAGATGTCTGCTGGGACACGATTCCCTACTCGGTGGTAGATTGTCAAGCACACAAGGACCTTGCCCTGCGGATGGCACGCGAAAGCATCGTGCTCTTACAGAACCGCAACAACATCTTGCCCCTGCGGAAAGACATGAAGATTGCCTTAGTAGGCCCGAACGCCAACGATTCCATCATGCATTGGGGAAATTACAACGGATTCCCTTCGCATACCGAGACCCTGTACGAAGCCCTGAAAAAACGCCTTCCCGCTTCCCAACTGATTTATGAATTCGGATGCGACCGCACCTCTCCGGTAGCCTTGGAAAGCGTGTTCGCACAATGCGCCATCGACGGGAAACCCGGCTTCAGGTCGACCTACTGGAACAACATCAAGCTGGAAGGCATACCCGCTACGGTCGTACAGACCTCCACTCCTTTCCACTTCACCACGTTAGGCGCAACCGTATTCGCTCCGGGAGTAAACATTTCCAACTTCTCCGCACGCTATGAGTCCGTGTTCACTCCCGAAAAGACCGAAGACATCAATTTCCAGTTCTCGGCACAAGGCATCATCCGCCTTTACATCAACGGAGAGGAAGTGGCATCGGGCAAATACGTGCAAAACCATGCCACCCTTTACACCCTGAAAGCCGAGAAAGGAAAGCAGTATGACGTGAAATTCGAATTCGTCTTCTATAGCAACGACCGTGCCGCCCAACTGGAATTTGACATGGGACGCGACATTCCGGTCAACCTGCAAGCAACGGCAGACAAAGTAAAAGATGCCGATGTCATCCTCTTTGCCGGAGGAATCTCGCCCACTCTGGAAGGCGAGGAAATGCCGGTAGACGCCGAGGGATTCCGCGGAGGAGACCGCACCAGCATCGAGCTTCCCGCTATCCAGCGCCAGCTGGTGGGCGAGCTGAAGAAGCTGGGCAAGCCCATTGTCTTCATCAACTATTCCGGTTCGGCAATGGGACTGGCTCCCGAAAGCGAAATCTGCGACGGCATGATTCAAGCGTGGTATCCGGGACAAGCCGGAGGAACAGCCATCGCCGATGTCCTGTTCGGGGACTATAACCCTGCCGGAAAGCTTCCGGTCACATTCTACCGCAACACGGAACAGCTTCCCGACTTCGAAGATTATGCAATGAAAGGACGCACCTACCGCTACATGACCGAAACGCCGCTCTTCCGCTTCGGACACGGACTGAGCTACACCACCTTCGACTACGGCAAAGCCCGGCTAAGCCAAAACACCTTCAGCAAGGGCGAAACCCTGACCCTCACCATTCCGGTAAGCAACACCGGAACCCGTGACGGAGAAGAAACGGTGCAAGTATACCTCAGGCGTCCGGGCGATGCCGATGCCCCTTCGCATACGCTCCGCGCATTCAAGCGGGTCTATGTACCCAAAGGAGGAACCAAAGAAATCAAGTTCACCCTGTCCGATGACAATTTCTTATGGTTTGACACTTCTACCAACAACATGAACCTGATTAGCGGCGAGTATGAATTGCTGTACGGAGGCACTTCCGACACCAACCAGCTCAAAAAAATCCGGCTCATGATTAATTAA
- the leuB gene encoding 3-isopropylmalate dehydrogenase, translated as MEFKIAVLAGDGIGPEISVQGVDVMTAVCEKFGHKVSYEYAICGADAIDKVGDPFPEETYQVCKDADAVLFSAVGDPKFDNDPTAKVRPEQGLLAMRKKLGLFANIRPVQTFKCLLHKSPLRAELVDGADFLCIRELTGGMYFGEKYQDNDKAYDTNYYTRPEIERILKVGFEYAMKRRKHLTVVDKANVLASSRLWRQIAQEMAPQYPEVTTDYMYVDNAAMRMIQEPKFFDVMVTENTFGDILTDEGSCISGSMGLLPSASTGESTPVFEPIHGSWPQAKGLNIANPLAQILSVAMLFEYFDCKEEGALIRRAVDASLDACVRTPEIQAEGGAKYGTKEVGAWIVNYIKEA; from the coding sequence ATGGAATTTAAAATTGCAGTATTAGCCGGTGACGGCATCGGTCCTGAAATCTCTGTTCAGGGTGTCGATGTCATGACGGCTGTTTGTGAGAAGTTTGGACATAAAGTAAGTTACGAATACGCTATCTGCGGTGCAGATGCCATTGATAAGGTGGGCGACCCGTTCCCGGAAGAAACCTATCAGGTATGCAAGGATGCCGATGCCGTATTGTTCTCGGCGGTGGGAGACCCCAAGTTCGATAATGACCCTACGGCAAAGGTACGTCCCGAGCAGGGCTTGCTTGCCATGCGCAAGAAGCTGGGACTGTTTGCCAATATCCGTCCGGTGCAGACCTTCAAATGTTTGTTGCACAAGTCTCCCTTGCGTGCCGAACTGGTGGACGGTGCCGATTTCCTTTGCATCCGCGAGCTGACCGGAGGCATGTATTTCGGCGAGAAATACCAGGACAACGATAAGGCGTATGACACCAATTATTATACCCGTCCCGAAATCGAACGTATCCTGAAGGTCGGTTTTGAGTATGCCATGAAGCGCCGCAAGCACCTGACGGTAGTCGATAAGGCGAATGTGCTTGCATCGTCACGCTTGTGGCGTCAGATAGCCCAGGAGATGGCTCCTCAATACCCCGAAGTAACCACCGACTATATGTATGTCGACAATGCGGCAATGCGCATGATTCAGGAACCGAAGTTCTTCGATGTCATGGTGACCGAGAATACGTTCGGAGATATCCTGACCGATGAAGGCTCTTGCATCAGCGGCTCGATGGGGTTGCTTCCTTCGGCTTCTACGGGCGAAAGCACACCGGTGTTCGAACCCATCCACGGTTCGTGGCCGCAGGCTAAGGGGTTGAACATAGCCAATCCGTTGGCGCAAATCCTTTCCGTAGCCATGTTGTTCGAATACTTCGATTGTAAGGAAGAGGGTGCCCTGATACGCCGTGCCGTAGACGCTTCGCTGGATGCTTGCGTGCGTACGCCCGAAATCCAGGCAGAAGGCGGTGCCAAGTATGGTACAAAAGAAGTTGGCGCATGGATTGTGAATTATATTAAAGAAGCGTAA
- the leuD gene encoding 3-isopropylmalate dehydratase small subunit, whose protein sequence is MKQKFDIITSTCVPLPLENVDTDQIIPARFLKATTRDEKFFGDNLFRDWRYNPDGSLNKDFVLNNPTYGGQILVAGKNFGSGSSREHAAWAIAGYGFRVVVSSFFADIHKNNELNNFVLPVVVSEGFLKELFDSIFADPKTEVEVNLPAQTITNKATGKSETFEINAYKKHCLMNGLDDIDFLVENKDKIEAYEEEHR, encoded by the coding sequence ATGAAACAGAAATTTGATATAATTACCAGCACTTGTGTGCCTTTACCGCTCGAAAATGTAGATACCGACCAGATTATACCGGCACGTTTCCTGAAGGCCACTACACGCGATGAAAAATTCTTTGGTGATAACCTGTTCCGCGATTGGAGATACAATCCGGACGGTTCGCTGAACAAAGACTTTGTGTTGAACAATCCGACATATGGCGGGCAAATCCTGGTGGCAGGCAAGAACTTCGGAAGTGGTTCCAGCCGCGAACATGCGGCGTGGGCGATTGCCGGTTACGGCTTCCGTGTAGTAGTATCCAGTTTCTTTGCCGATATCCACAAGAATAACGAATTGAATAATTTCGTGCTTCCGGTGGTGGTAAGCGAAGGGTTCCTGAAAGAACTGTTCGACTCTATCTTTGCCGACCCGAAGACGGAAGTAGAAGTAAACCTTCCTGCCCAGACCATCACCAACAAGGCGACAGGCAAGTCGGAAACCTTCGAAATCAATGCCTATAAGAAGCATTGTCTGATGAACGGGCTGGACGACATCGATTTCCTTGTAGAAAACAAGGATAAAATCGAGGCTTACGAGGAAGAACACAGATAA
- the leuC gene encoding 3-isopropylmalate dehydratase large subunit has product MANTLFDKIWDAHVVQKVEDGPTQLYIDRLYCHEVTSPQAFAGMRARGLKCFRPERIYCMPDHNTPTHDQDKPIEDPVSKAQVDALAKNAADFGLTHFGMMDKRNGIIHVVGPERGLTLPGMTIVCGDSHTSTHGAMGAVAFGIGTSEVEMVMASQCILQARPKTMRITIDGKLGKGVTAKDVALYMMSKMTTSGATGYFVEYAGEAIRSLTMEGRLTLCNLSIEMGARGGMIAPDEVTFEYIKGREYAPKGADWDKAVAYWKTLKSDEDAVFDKEVRYDAADIQPMITYGTNPGMGMAITAHIPVTEGMSDVEKASFEKSLHYMGFQPGEPLLGKKVDYVFLGACTNGRIEDFRAFASIVKGRKKAENITAWLVPGSWMVDAQIREEGLDKVLEEAGFAIRQPGCSACLAMNDDKIPAGKYAVSTSNRNFEGRQGPGSRTLLASPLTAAAAAVTGVITDPRTLM; this is encoded by the coding sequence ATGGCTAATACTTTATTTGATAAGATTTGGGATGCACACGTGGTGCAGAAAGTGGAAGACGGTCCCACGCAATTGTACATCGACCGCCTTTATTGTCACGAAGTGACCAGTCCGCAGGCATTTGCCGGCATGCGGGCGCGGGGATTGAAATGCTTCCGTCCGGAACGGATTTATTGCATGCCCGACCATAATACGCCGACACACGACCAGGACAAACCTATCGAAGACCCGGTTTCGAAGGCGCAGGTGGATGCATTGGCAAAGAATGCCGCTGATTTCGGATTGACTCACTTTGGTATGATGGACAAGCGGAACGGCATTATTCACGTGGTGGGTCCCGAACGGGGACTGACATTGCCAGGCATGACGATTGTCTGTGGCGATTCGCATACTTCTACACACGGTGCGATGGGAGCGGTTGCCTTCGGTATCGGCACCAGCGAGGTGGAAATGGTAATGGCTTCGCAATGTATCTTGCAGGCACGTCCGAAGACCATGCGTATTACCATTGACGGCAAATTGGGAAAAGGAGTGACTGCCAAGGACGTAGCCCTTTATATGATGTCGAAAATGACGACCAGCGGCGCGACCGGTTATTTTGTGGAATATGCCGGCGAGGCTATCCGTAGCCTGACGATGGAGGGACGTCTTACTTTGTGTAACTTATCTATCGAAATGGGTGCCCGTGGCGGTATGATTGCTCCCGATGAAGTGACTTTCGAATACATCAAAGGGCGTGAATATGCGCCGAAGGGAGCAGATTGGGACAAGGCTGTGGCGTACTGGAAGACGTTGAAGAGCGATGAAGATGCCGTGTTCGACAAAGAAGTGCGTTACGATGCCGCCGATATCCAGCCGATGATTACTTACGGAACCAATCCCGGTATGGGGATGGCAATCACCGCTCACATTCCTGTTACGGAAGGAATGAGTGACGTAGAGAAGGCGTCTTTCGAAAAGTCCCTGCATTATATGGGCTTCCAGCCGGGAGAACCCTTGCTGGGAAAGAAAGTCGATTACGTGTTCCTCGGCGCTTGCACCAACGGTCGTATCGAAGACTTCCGTGCTTTTGCATCTATCGTGAAGGGACGTAAGAAAGCGGAGAACATTACCGCTTGGCTTGTGCCGGGTTCGTGGATGGTAGATGCGCAAATCCGTGAAGAGGGGTTGGATAAAGTGCTTGAGGAAGCAGGCTTTGCTATCCGTCAGCCGGGATGTTCGGCTTGTCTGGCGATGAACGACGACAAGATTCCCGCAGGCAAATATGCCGTATCTACCAGCAACCGTAATTTCGAAGGCCGTCAAGGTCCTGGCTCACGCACGTTGTTGGCAAGCCCGCTGACCGCAGCCGCCGCAGCCGTAACGGGAGTGATAACAGATCCGAGAACATTAATGTAA
- a CDS encoding helix-turn-helix domain-containing protein, with protein MEENELPKIDLPEDWVIGTDINKDLLGLYTHYPVRLKCEIFVLCLEGEVEALVNLNEMHVHPNEVITLMPGSIFQINEIKGDLRIYFLGFSSKFIERGGQSHSMLDAIFLTLGRPAIPLKPEGAAMLEQYLQMLIAMYERFTEKIRREIAPNLYADIHTGISILYKSRQYDKNSLSKSELICRSFMQQVTQNYSQTRNVGWYAQKLGITHAHLCAVVKQTTGKTCVDIIAAMVIMDAKSQLKSTNLTIQAISDSLNFANISFFGKYFKRYVGMSPLEYRKL; from the coding sequence ATGGAAGAAAACGAATTGCCTAAAATAGACTTACCCGAGGACTGGGTAATCGGGACCGACATAAACAAAGACCTGCTGGGGCTGTATACCCACTATCCGGTAAGGCTTAAATGCGAAATATTTGTATTGTGCCTCGAAGGCGAAGTGGAAGCCCTGGTCAACCTGAACGAGATGCACGTGCATCCCAACGAGGTAATCACCCTGATGCCGGGAAGCATCTTCCAGATAAACGAAATAAAAGGGGACCTGAGAATTTATTTTTTGGGATTCTCGTCAAAATTTATCGAGCGGGGAGGACAATCGCATTCCATGCTCGACGCCATCTTCCTGACATTAGGACGCCCCGCCATTCCCCTGAAACCCGAAGGAGCCGCCATGCTCGAACAATACCTGCAGATGCTGATTGCCATGTACGAACGTTTTACCGAAAAGATACGCCGCGAAATAGCCCCTAACCTCTATGCCGATATCCATACCGGCATATCCATCCTCTATAAAAGCCGACAATACGACAAGAACTCCCTTTCGAAAAGCGAACTCATCTGCCGCAGCTTCATGCAACAGGTCACGCAAAACTACAGCCAGACACGCAACGTAGGCTGGTATGCACAGAAACTCGGCATCACCCATGCACACCTGTGTGCCGTAGTAAAACAAACCACGGGAAAAACGTGTGTCGACATCATCGCTGCGATGGTGATTATGGACGCAAAATCGCAACTCAAATCCACGAACCTCACCATCCAAGCCATATCTGATTCGCTGAACTTCGCCAACATCTCTTTCTTCGGAAAATATTTCAAGCGTTATGTAGGCATGAGCCCGCTGGAGTACAGAAAGCTTTGA
- a CDS encoding tetratricopeptide repeat protein, translated as MRRLIIIACVCLCSFGLYAQNYNELVEEAMACAQKDSLARAEQLFREALKLDPKNARNALLFSNLGTVLKRQGKADEAIEAYTMALNITPYATAILLNRAALYLDKGLLEKAYIDYCNVIDLIPEEKEARLFRAYIYMQRRQYKEARIDYNVLLGKDMKNKPARIGLVMLDQKEGKYIAARDRLNQLVAEYPEDASLLKMRANIELEQGFADAALLDLEAASALEPDDADVYVMMGDIYVQQKKRRQAREAYEHAIELGIPAPQLAEKLKEVK; from the coding sequence ATGCGAAGACTGATTATCATAGCGTGTGTCTGCCTGTGCTCGTTCGGACTGTATGCCCAAAACTATAACGAACTGGTGGAAGAAGCGATGGCTTGTGCACAGAAGGACAGTTTGGCGCGTGCCGAACAGCTTTTCCGCGAAGCCTTGAAGCTCGACCCCAAGAATGCCCGCAACGCCTTGCTTTTTTCCAATCTCGGCACGGTCTTGAAGCGTCAGGGAAAGGCGGATGAAGCCATCGAAGCCTATACCATGGCGTTGAATATCACGCCATACGCTACGGCTATCCTTCTGAACCGTGCGGCATTGTATCTGGATAAAGGCTTGCTCGAAAAAGCATACATTGATTATTGTAACGTCATCGACCTTATTCCCGAAGAGAAGGAAGCACGCCTGTTCCGCGCCTATATCTATATGCAGCGGCGCCAGTACAAGGAGGCACGCATTGATTATAATGTCTTGCTGGGGAAAGACATGAAAAACAAGCCGGCACGCATCGGATTGGTGATGCTCGACCAGAAGGAAGGCAAATACATCGCCGCGCGCGACCGTCTGAACCAGCTTGTGGCAGAATATCCTGAAGACGCTTCGCTCTTGAAGATGCGTGCCAATATCGAGCTGGAGCAGGGCTTCGCCGATGCGGCGTTGCTCGACCTCGAAGCTGCTTCTGCATTAGAACCTGATGACGCTGATGTTTACGTGATGATGGGCGATATTTATGTGCAGCAGAAGAAAAGACGGCAGGCACGGGAAGCATACGAGCATGCTATCGAGCTGGGCATCCCGGCACCTCAGTTGGCAGAAAAGCTGAAGGAAGTCAAATAA